One genomic window of Mycolicibacterium neoaurum includes the following:
- a CDS encoding ABC transporter permease, which yields MSLHEPLLTPTLVAVCVLMALLAAAVNRVVLHGSPWAAPIAALRAAAQLAAVSTVLTVALQQLWSSLVVLAVMFTVASFTAARRSQARHGAGWLAAALAAGMVTVIPLLLLTGIVPLAGVALVPVFGIVLGGTMTASAVAARRALDTLGERHGEVEAALSLGLSERFSRMMVIQRPLSDALIPNLDQARTAGLVTLPGAFVGVLLATGSAAQAGAVQVLVVIALLLAQVCGVAVVGELVARGSITRSGPAPDQAR from the coding sequence GTGAGCCTCCACGAACCGCTGCTGACCCCGACACTCGTCGCCGTCTGCGTGCTGATGGCTTTACTGGCTGCCGCGGTGAATCGCGTGGTCTTGCATGGGTCGCCCTGGGCCGCGCCTATTGCAGCGCTGCGGGCCGCAGCGCAGTTGGCCGCCGTGTCCACCGTCCTGACGGTCGCACTGCAGCAGCTGTGGTCATCGCTCGTGGTGCTTGCGGTGATGTTCACCGTCGCTTCGTTCACCGCGGCGCGCCGCAGCCAGGCGCGGCATGGAGCGGGGTGGTTGGCTGCCGCCCTGGCAGCCGGAATGGTCACCGTCATTCCACTATTACTGCTGACCGGGATCGTCCCACTCGCCGGTGTCGCCCTGGTTCCGGTCTTCGGCATCGTGCTGGGCGGCACCATGACCGCATCGGCTGTTGCGGCCCGACGGGCGCTGGACACGTTGGGGGAGCGCCATGGCGAGGTAGAGGCTGCTCTCAGCCTTGGCCTCTCGGAACGCTTCTCGAGGATGATGGTGATCCAACGCCCCCTCTCGGATGCGCTCATCCCCAATCTCGACCAGGCGCGGACCGCTGGATTGGTCACCCTTCCGGGCGCCTTCGTCGGCGTCTTGCTGGCAACGGGGTCCGCTGCCCAAGCCGGCGCAGTCCAAGTCCTCGTAGTGATTGCCCTACTGCTGGCGCAGGTCTGCGGGGTGGCAGTGGTGGGTGAACTCGTCGCCCGCGGATCGATCACGCGCTCGGGACCGGCGCCCGATCAGGCCCGGTAG
- a CDS encoding alpha/beta hydrolase-fold protein, whose translation MPPSPTPTPAPSPVELPKDLLATRNGISLLEGWLPLTIEIAVIVVLILAIGWRTRRWRLVWLPVSAAVGVLVALAARSYMNDEGLASDPAPFALWVWIAVFGLAAAVGVLGWRSARWWRRIISVLAVPLTLLTSALALNQWVGYYPSLQSAWGALTAGPLPNEVAASDLPALRNTAPTTGKLVEVDISDAASGFKHRSEYVYLPPAWFAGDTPPALPVVMMIGGEFNTPADWIRSGNFVPTAEGYGAAHGGQLPIFVFVDTGGSFNNDTECVNGPRGNSANHLTEDVRPYVISTFGASAAAANWGVVGWSMGGTCAVDLTVMHPDLFSAFVDIGGDAGPVSGTEAQTVQRLYGGDRSAYDAFDPRTVMAKHGPYSGVSGYFAATIKPANAESVMKDFRSGGHHSGGEGLGGRDEMGPQGPEAEAAADLLCDAAQKVDITCSVHKTVGFHSWQFASTAFADALPWLVQRITPTAHDVEGSHA comes from the coding sequence GTGCCGCCCTCTCCAACGCCGACTCCGGCGCCTAGCCCCGTCGAGCTCCCCAAAGATCTACTGGCGACGAGGAACGGCATCTCGCTGCTGGAGGGTTGGTTGCCTCTGACCATCGAGATCGCAGTCATCGTGGTACTGATCCTGGCCATCGGGTGGCGGACAAGGCGGTGGCGGTTGGTATGGCTTCCGGTGTCCGCCGCGGTGGGCGTGCTGGTGGCATTGGCGGCCCGCAGTTACATGAACGACGAGGGCCTGGCTTCGGATCCAGCGCCGTTCGCACTGTGGGTGTGGATCGCGGTCTTCGGGCTGGCCGCGGCGGTTGGTGTGCTCGGCTGGCGCAGTGCACGCTGGTGGCGACGGATCATCTCGGTGCTGGCGGTCCCGCTGACGCTGCTGACCTCGGCGCTGGCCCTCAACCAGTGGGTGGGCTACTACCCTTCACTACAGTCCGCGTGGGGAGCCCTGACCGCGGGCCCGCTGCCCAACGAGGTAGCGGCCTCGGATCTGCCGGCGCTGCGCAACACCGCACCCACCACCGGCAAGCTGGTCGAGGTTGACATCTCCGACGCTGCCAGTGGATTCAAACACCGAAGCGAATACGTCTATCTGCCGCCGGCGTGGTTCGCCGGCGATACACCGCCGGCCCTGCCGGTGGTGATGATGATCGGCGGCGAGTTCAACACCCCCGCCGACTGGATACGCAGTGGCAACTTCGTGCCCACGGCGGAAGGCTACGGCGCCGCACACGGCGGGCAGCTTCCCATCTTCGTGTTCGTCGACACCGGCGGCAGCTTCAACAACGACACCGAGTGTGTCAACGGTCCGCGCGGTAACTCGGCAAATCATCTGACCGAGGACGTCCGGCCTTATGTCATCTCGACATTCGGGGCGTCGGCGGCCGCCGCGAATTGGGGAGTGGTCGGGTGGTCGATGGGCGGGACGTGCGCTGTCGATCTGACCGTCATGCACCCGGACCTCTTCTCGGCGTTCGTCGACATCGGTGGTGACGCGGGTCCGGTGTCGGGCACCGAGGCGCAGACCGTCCAGCGGCTCTACGGCGGGGACAGGTCCGCCTACGATGCCTTCGACCCCCGGACCGTGATGGCCAAACATGGCCCCTACAGCGGCGTTTCGGGGTACTTCGCGGCCACCATAAAACCGGCCAACGCCGAGTCGGTGATGAAGGACTTCCGGTCGGGCGGACATCATTCGGGCGGTGAGGGTCTCGGCGGCCGCGACGAGATGGGGCCACAGGGTCCCGAAGCCGAGGCCGCCGCCGACCTCCTCTGCGATGCAGCCCAGAAAGTTGATATCACCTGTAGCGTGCACAAAACCGTCGGCTTCCACTCGTGGCAGTTTGCGTCCACAGCATTCGCCGACGCATTGCCCTGGCTGGTCCAGCGGATCACGCCCA